CAGCATGCCGGGCATAAATTTCACTTATATAGCCGAAGAGGACAACGAGCCATACATTGCTAGATGAACTACTGCCCTGGATCGGATGCATAAATTTTGCTTCataaagttcaccagtatacatgacCCGTAGGCCTCGCCATGCGGATGATCTATCTTGTctttaaaaaggacacggtgcaaggTTCTGCAGACAAAAGACCTCACGaaacctctacaaattcataacgtttgttattagtggaaggatcagtgCGCACATCGAGAGGAAAGCGTTGCGACATTGGATCAaagagttgcaaagagcaactcattacctattcggtagttgtaggacgagTAACTCCTAAAGAGATTTATTTAGTTGCTTTCCCAGTCAGGGGATGGTGTTTGATACCATCCGGCATACCTGGCTAACCGATGTCCTACGTCTATATCGCATTGATTTAAAATTACAAGAGTATAATTTTCTGCAATCGCCATGAAACGGTGGTATGCTACCTTGTCAATGCGTTAACTTGGGGGTACCATGCGCTTACGGCGAAGTATTTtacagggggattcattgagtcttcTTCGCTTTTGTACAGTATTCAACCCCTTTCATGGCCGTTAAATAGGCAtggttttttaatcaaatatgacctacgtgctaacTGTGAGCTGGCACATTTAATGCACTTATATTAGATGATATCAACTTGTCTGTTCGTAGTGATGATCACCGTAAAAGACTGTTGCGCGTAGTTGGCATGTTCAGCCCAGTAGGAATTTGGTCTTGAGGAAAGTCATCATGAGCGCATGCCAGCCATATCATTGATTCGAAGCTATGGCCGAGATAGATTTTTACAATTACGTAGGAATTATGCAAGGAACCTATGTTCGAATTGGTAACTTGGTGCTCGGTTTCTAGAACAAGAATCAAATAAATACTCCGGTTTGCATTATAAACATAAGGCAGTAATCGTAACTTCTGTTTTTAAACTTTGATCCAAAAATTTGGGGTTTCGAGGGGGTGGTTATAGTTTCCATAGTACAGTCATCTTTCCCTAGATGCCATGGGGCTTTTATATAGTCATGCATGAAGAAGTACAATGTTGCGCAGTGTTCGGCGGATTTTTCCAATAACAGTTAAAGATATAACTAtagtggataataataataatgatcgatGGTGCTATAATTCATTTGAATCTAGGGCTTGAAGCGGTTTAAAGCACTTGGAGCGTTTCGACACTGTGACGGTGTGGTGGGAGGCATGGCAGTCAGTATTGTACTCACCTGTTGTCATTACCCTGCTTTggatcaggtactcatttacagcagGGCCGATGGCATCCACGATACAAATCGCACTGTCACCAGTGTAATTTGAATCGCGGCTTCTCATTTTGACAGCTTAGTGTTTTAACTACTAAGCCACCTGGACAAAAAGTAGATAGTTTGATATAAATCCATATGTACACCAAGTCAACTCAAGAGAGGTCCGTCGGATGACGATTTCAATAagagaataaataataatttttatgaGTAAAAATATCTAGTATCTGGCTCTAAAATAACAACaagaataaaatatataaattcgaAGCAAAGAAGCATTCAGATGTGATGTAATGTAAAATCTTTCAGCTCTGCTAATCTCGTTCAATATGTTTCAATTACTCATAATTTCCATGCTAGCTCATTGTTCTGGTTTAATCACATTTATTCGTTCAGTTACTCCAATCCGTATCAAGAGGTTAAGCGTCGAATTGATAACAGTCCATTAGTTTATGGGGCATTGATTAGCAGATTCTGATTATTCTTTCTTTAATGCAAAATAGTTTATAGGGGCTCAGTGGCTAGCAAAGATGTCGCTTAGGTTAGAAATTATTTACTTCacacaatttcttttatttgtggCATTAGTTCGAAGCCATCCGGTGATAAATAACGCGCCGTTAAACGTCGTCGTGAATAATACCAACTATATAGACCGTAATGTTACAAAAAATAGAGTTATATCCCATTCTGTGACCGAGTTTCAACCACCTCCACTGCCAAAGGGAAACTTTCCTCAAAATGACGTGGAATACGGAAATTGCGTTGGAAATCATCAAATTGTCCATAATGAAAATATACAAGTTGAGAATTTTCAACAAAGCACAATAGATGGTGTGTTCGAGGTGAGGATACAAGAATGCAGGTTTCATGTGAATGTTCACGTTTAGAGTGATCAATGTTGGATAAGATACTTTCTCTTGATGGTAATATTATAGTTTTTTAAGATTTGGCGCAAAATACCATGAACTGTTAAGAGCCTTTCTACGAAAGTCTCCAATCTTGTAAGGTGCGAGTAAATATGGGGCATTGaaatacaatttattccaatttcCACCCGCGAAGCCAATCATTGTTACGTAGTTAGGAAGGGGTAGCGTCAATACTCCATTATATATAATTAACTGCAGTAAGGATCTAGAACAGAACTTTGTGGAATATTTTTAATCCATCGTTCGAGTTGCAGAACTGTGTTCTCCAAACGGTGGTTCGCCTAGGGATTCTATGATTTATTTTCCCATTTTCCAGAGTTGAACGCAttgttcaaagccgatcttagttttgacattcgttggaagggtggggagcgcgggggtttgaaagtgatcacttctttcagggggccattctcagaaactaccaaaccgaaaaatctgaaaaaaatcaggaggctgccactatatggtgcctggactccgaaataccttccatgccgatatctgtttaaataaagttaataatagtatattactacaatattttgtaattggttagaaactccccttaagttcatcctagtaccatgaaattttgcagtgatataggctacaatatggagcatgatcttaccaagtttggtggaaatcgcactattactaacaaagttataatacctcaaatttgttccttttttgaaaattgaagactctgaatgtcaatatcacccgaaagtggatactttcacataatatatggatatattacgtgctacgtactaagaaatacacaaaacctttcgtacctgaagcgtccagcttccggtttcccgacttgttacaaaTGTAGTTGCTTTTTCTGCGTTGAAAGCACCCTTTAGCATTCCtcaatacctgaattccatcggaaattgggtttttttttgcaggcctgctgcaatttttccacgttcTGTGAAACACTTTCTTGTGCAAGAAATATACAGATGATTACGATTTCATCTAGAGCAGAGTTAACACATCAAGCGCTGCCTCGCCTCTGTGTTGGGAGCAGCGAGACCGAAGTGGTCATTAGTTATTATTCGGTTCTTCATATTAATGTGCAAACACCTCCTGGGTGCCAATTATATTCACAGGAAAAACACCGTCTAGTATATGAGACCAGATAACCGAAGCTGAAGCGATTGATTGCTCACCGCAAAGGCACTTTTACAAAAACACAATTCGGAGACaatcgcgtttaaagttttaggTTGGTGTTTCCCATTTTAAAAACTAACTTGTTTATTTGCATGGAGTCTTCAATTCCAGGGCCAAAACATTGATGTGATGTTGGCTACAAGCCATTATAGCTTCTCTTGTGGTTGCAACTACTAGCAGTATATACGGTGATGAAGGATCAAAAGTCTATGCACAACTACACTGGGGCAGCGAGGTAATGCGTTAGAAATAGCTACAGCTTCTGACCTAATGCCCCGACCGTTATGAAACTTGGTGAAAGTATTCTTGAGATAGTATACTTAAagaatatgcaataaaaaaatttcgattttcGGGACCATCATAACTGTATATAATCCATCATTATAGGGAACCGCAATGTCGTCAGTCCTGCCGCcttccatggttctgagtgtttgccaactataaaagacaatgaacgacgccttgcggcaatggagacgaagatgttgcgtgggattagtggcgtgacacgtttaaatcacatccaaaatgagtatatccgcggtcgttatggggttgcaccgatcgtggaaaaattgcgcgagaggcgtcttcgatggtatggtcacgcaattcgtgctaacgagaagattgtcaagattggtctgaacatcgaagtcgatggtaaactacccaaaagcaggccgaaacaacggtggcttgataagttggatggggatttaaaagcctcgagatcgcacccagatcagacattcgatagagccaaatggcgaaaccgatcacgacgagccgacctcttgtgaacgggacaaaggctggaaaAAATGGTTTTGTTTTGATCCAAAGACAAAGTCATTGTGGTAGAATGAATTTCCGTTCATTCTCACAAAGCTGACCAGGGAGGTCGTCAACATCTGCTAATAAGACTGTATGAAGAGGTAGAAATCGCCCATCACGATCGCCAGACcatctttttttaaataatcggAATCTTTTGGTAAGATCTTCTAGTTGCCAGTCCATATAAACTTCGCTGACAGCGAGGAGCACTGTGAATCAGTACCTTGCTTGGAGACTCGACAGTCGCAGTCGCGTGGGAAAATCAAATCAGTAATTGCTGAGAAAAAATCCAGGCCTAAACGAAATAATGCCACTCATGGTTCAGAAAGAACAAGCAAAGGTTGTGCCGGGGAAGCGGAAGCTGGATGATTCccgtaaggttttgtgtattgattctaggatgaacttaaggggaattttgcaatcaattactaaaaattattgcaaGGTGCTattatttaactttattttaacggatatcggaatggggggttcttcggagcctaggtaccaaatagtggcagcctcttgatttttttcagatttttcagttaggcagtttctgagaatgggtccttcaaAGAATTGATCAGTTTCGACCCTCCATACTCTTCAACTTTCcactaaatgtcaaaactaacaccggcttcaaaaagtaggAACTACAATACCTTTTATTTGACACACCACACGACTctaattggtgaaaaaaatgtacagcgccttttgcatgtatggggaccgcccGTATAAATTTGACATAGAAtgatgtgactcactgtattcgtgagcattcacagttccaaatttggtattaatcgctataaccatttccgcgaaaaatgcatgtgaccgacagacagactaactgatagacaaacagatagtaaaccgattttaataaggttttgttttacaaaaaactttaaaaacctaAATAAAAGTCGAATCGAGGATAGAGAAAGTGCCTGTCTTAGTTCCTACACTAGACAGGTTGGGCACTAGTTGACTTCAAGCTGATTTTGACCCTCTTTAGGATAGAATTATATTGGCTTCATGCCGGAGAGTCTATATCAGGAAGGCGTAGCAACTCCAGTTGGCCCTGAGTCGAGTTTAGTTTGCTTTCGTCCAATGGACCTCTTGTGCTTACCAGCCGGGGGTTCTAGGACATTACATAGTTCGATTTTGGCTCAATACTGCAGCTTGAACAAATTTATATGTGACCATAGGTTTCGGGTGTACacaattgaaaaatcaaatagAGAATTATCTATAATAGACGAGGTCCTTCTTTTAATTTAGTCTGAAAGTGGCAGCAGCTTACGGAGTAAAACCCACATGGGGCTGGGGACTACCCGTACAAATATATAAGCTAGAGAAGCTAGAAAACCTTAAATGTGCTGCTGTATTTTGGGAACGACATttaatagtgatggatgaaattcttCTGGTGATGCTTGCGTTGGAGATGTTTTCCGCAAGATACTACATGGCATCGATCTAACCAAAACACAGCTGAATTTCACTCCCCAAGGAATAGCACTTTCTTCCAATGTAAAATATTTGGGTGCGATGCTGGATCCTGGATTATATAttttgacgaaaatcactttgggaaaattatgtgtgaggTCTATGCAAATCGTAGGAATGACAATTACCCAGGCCACCAAAATtatataacagtagggcgaatatttagttacggGAATTGTTAAcattgtgtccggataactgagtggttagagcacaaggctgttgtacggaaggtcacggttcgatccccactggtggcagtggtatttgtatcgtaatttgaggtcggataccagtcgactcagctgtaaatgagtatctgagtcaaattagggcaaTAATCTCAAGCGAGAGTGATGCTAATCACATTCGCTCTTAGAgcctatcctgtagtgtaccgttacgatcatgaatgaagtgctgcagaacacttcaaggccctgagccaattggattgttgcgtcaacggttgttaatattaattgttaacagatgactctaatggCAGTAAGGGAATCTTGTCAAAGGCATGTAATAGTTTTCTATTAAAGTATTTAgatgcctttctggaatgttccatGGAGTATAAAACGGCCGAAGGTCCCCCGCGGAGTTAGTCTAGTTCTCGAGTTAGAGCAGATCGCGTCGGTTATAAATACGGCTCCAGTTGTATAAGTGGATGGAGTTGTTCTTAAAATAATTGTGCAGTgtggttgtataatttagtgtaaaataaaCGCAAAAATAAAAGTTGTAGAATGGGGTTTTGTCTAGTGCTACACAATTCAGTGATGCGATTCTATGTAGAAGAAGTAACGCAACAACTGGCGACAGCGGTGGAATTGCACAAGCCAAAATGGTTAAATTCGAAAGCTTGAAAGTAGAACAGCTTCCTACGACGGAAACTAAAGCGGAATTACAGAGGAGACGAAGTTTTGGAATCGGGAGGTGTTAACGTCGAGGAACGTGAATTACAGTGTGAGCCTACATTGTGTGTTGAAGGTCACGAGGAAGCAGCTGGAACGTCCACGGTAAACAACAACGGCATAGCAGCTCTAATGCGAGCTATATGTACGAACAAGGAAGATTTATGGAAGAGATCAGAAGACAGGAAGAGGAAGCGCATGCACGATAAGACGAAAGGCTAGCAAAAATTACGGAAGCAGTAAAAGAACAGAACGAAGGCATGAAGAAAATCATTGAAACACTCCAGGCAGGTGATGAACCGTTGGAAAAGAGTGAATAGTTGGAGAGAATTAAACGAGAGGATAAAGGAATTTACGAGAAAGTTGGAGGTGACTGTAGAACAAAAGGGCAACTATTGAGGGGTTGTAGAACAGGAGGTCATAAGTGAAGGGGTAAAATGGCAAAAGGAGGCCATGCGAGAAGGTACGAAACAGCAAGAAGAAATATGTAAGTAGGATGAGCATACCAGGCGGAACAGTGGAAAGCCTGAGGAGGTGACTATTCACGAGGCCGACGGAAAGTGTGGAGAGGCGAGAAGCGATTGATAGGAACTTGAGACCTTTCAGCACAAAGGTAACAACAAGCATATGCTGGACGGCAAGGCAGTATACAACTCGCATAGTGACTTGAAAGCTATACTTATGCGCATTTTTAGAAGCGAGTGTAATGACTGGAGTAGAGGAAGGTGCGCAACACGGAATTATAAGAAGCGTTGCAGGAGGCGGCAGGGATCAAAATGAATGGATAAATGGGCACGGAAAAGGCAACAGTTTTTTGATAATTACAATAAAGTAAGTGAAGAGAGAGATAGAAGAAGATCcgcaaaattgaaaagtaaggaGGATACATGAGTGAGTGAGTAGACCGACTCAATCGTGTTTATCCTTTCAGTGCCACGCAGAAAAAGAGCTGACTTTCGAGCAATTATGGCAAGGTTCTGAAAAATTGGTAAAAGTAAAGGAAACAATTAGTTTGGAGGAGCTAAACCAAAGATGAAACTGGGATGAATTAATGGTTAAAATTTGGATTGCTAAGGCTTATGTGGCACAACGACAGAATCTTCTACAAGTGGGGAGATATGTGTTCAACGTTTCGGAAAATAAAGGTCTTGGAGCTGTACAACTGTTGATTGTTGCGTTACGAACAAGGACAAGGGGAATTACTTTGGGACATTATGAAGAAGTAAGCAGTGAGCATTTGGATGTCAGCGAAACTATAGCGAAGGACGAGCGGCAGTTCTATTGGGCTAGATATTTAAGATCAGATTGCCTAAGATTATGTGATCAGCATGAGTTTGCATGACCGAAGATACCAAGACAAAAGGACATGCTGATAATTGAGCTTGAAATTACACTCGAACGGGTTTTTATAATTGAAGCAAAGCCATTATCAGGGCGCAGCTCCTTCCGGGACCAACTAATATTGTTCTATAGTTTACAGTCCAAGAACGGAGATAAATGAAAGTTGCAATTGAAATTGGAAGGACCTTTGGGAAATTAAGAAATTCAATTCAGATTAGGCGAAGTAGATAGAAGCCGGACGTACATGAAATTGGAAAACCTAGAGAGACGGACACGATTCGAATCCCAGGCAAATAGCGATGATTCTTGTTCAGGCTGAATATGTTTAGGCGATGGAcagtgtgacgaaaatcacttgggAAATTTAAGTGTGACGTCTATACAAATTGTAGTAATGCGAATTAGCCAGGACACCAAGATTGTATAACAGTATGGCGAATATTTAATTAGGATAATTTTTGACAGATGACTCCAATGCCAGCAAGGAGATGATATCAAAGGGGCAAattagttttctagtaaagtgtttacAAGTTTTTCTGGGATGTTCCATGGGAAATAAAAGGGCCCTAGGTCACTCACGGAGTCAATCTAGTTCTCGAGTTAGAAAAGATCGCGCCGGTTATAAATGCGCTTCGAATGGTACCAGTTGAAGGAATTGTTCTTTAATTAATTGTGCAGTatggttgtataatttagtaTAAAATGAACGCTTatgttaaagttatagaacagaTTTTTGTTTAGtactacgcaatccagtgatatgAACCTACAAATCAAAAGCAAGTAACGTAACAATATATATTAGATCCTCCTAAGTCTACGAGAGGATCGTTGTAAGGAACTGGGGCCTCCGCCTGAGGATGGTTTCCTGGATGTATACAGCCGTGGTTTGTCTCATCTTAACGTGCTGTTTTATTGCGGGGTAGGTGCTATTAGGACTTGGCAGATGCTTCAAAGTAGTCTTCAACCATTTCTTCTTGGACCTCCACATTGAATACGCTGTAGCGTGAGTCCAGATGAAATGTACCTCGGGAACTGAGTAGTCCCTGTGGATTACGCCACATGCAAGCCGAGGTTCAAAGGGTTTTCTAACCAGGACAGGGTTGAAGACGGCCGCGACTGACACAGAATTCTTTACCAGCGGATCAAAGATGATCCGTAGAATTGGTATGTGATATTCGCCAATTAGGTTTTCAGCTTAAATTTTGAGCCTTTGAGCCTTGTAAGTGCATAGTAGCGATGTTTAATTTCTTCACGTTCTGGCAGTGTCCAACTTTTTCCGATTTTGCTGCCTTTTTAAATAATTAGGGCACCGGGGTGAGATGCATTCTTCCTCAAAATTTCCAGAAAACGAGCTAACCTCATCATAGCCTTTGGTTGAGAACCTCTAGCTGTAGCATCACTAACCTTTTTATATGACTGGCACAATTATGTGAAAACCTCCTCTCttgtatttttatttctatCCGCTGATTCTCAACTAATTAGCAACTAAAAAAGTCACCAGATGCAGTGAACTATTTTAAAGCGATGATAATTCAATTCTGCTAATCTGACGTTTTTTATAAgcctttatattttatataattttcatatttgtattttattgtaaaaaattgcaaaactttCCATATATTATACTTAAAACTTCCGTCTCTTTCTAGATTTATATTGATGCGCCGATTAAGATTACTTGCTTGAAAGTCCAGGATAAAATGCCACCAGGAACAGGTGCTGAAGTTTCGTTGAAAGACGGTGGTCCAGGATACAACTGGTTCTTTTTAAACGTTAAAGGAAAATATGCTCGTGGAATGAACATGGTCGTGACCGCCTACGGAGTTCCAGACTACAAGAAACTTagatttaaattgaattaaagTTTAAACTCCAGTGATGGGTATTTTAGTTCAAATAACGGTTCAATTGAGAATTAATGTTTGCTATTTCTTCAGCAGCTGGCTTTAAATGTAACACGTGGAATATGTTTTTGAGATTTTAAGTACGATCAAAATAAAATGCATTTGAGTTAAATTTAAAAACTAGGATTTATTTTCATACATCGTACATACTCTAAAATTACAACTGAATATCAAAATATATCCAAATTTTACAATACATTtcgtataaaataaaataagttaaatatttgtaattttaaataaattctaaTTTGTAGACATTAAAGAAGATTTGTTTCTTCAATTTGTCACTTTCATTCTCGTTTATTCAGCACTTTTAGCACCAGATGGTATTGGTGGTGGTGGTACATCTGGGACTTCGCTATTTCTGTTGGCGCTAATATTCTTAATACCATCAATGTTTGGTTGAACCTTTAATGCATCTGGAGACAACGTTGCACTGTTACTTGCTTCTCCACTAGCTGGGTTTTGTGCAGGTTGTGGCGATTGTGGCTTTTCAGCTGGTACAGTTGGCTTTAAaccaggttggccttctttcttTGGTCCGGCGTTTCCAAAAGCAGTTGCAGGAGGATAATATCCGAATGGAGGAAGATACTGTTCAGGGAAATTGTTGTATGAATCATAGATCAATGGGTAACTGTTGAATGGGTAGGGTTGCAAGTTGATTGGATTCTGTGGGCGAGGGAAGGATGGTAGTGGAACTAGACTTGGTGGAAGTCCGAATTCATTGAGTGGAATTGGGGGACGGCCTGCTTCTGGTGGAATTGGAAGTTGTTCTCCGCCCTGTGGTGGATGAGGCAATGCGAATGGTGGACGAATTTCACCTTCAGGGGCACGGATTGGAGCCTGACTTGAAGATGGTGGTAGTTCTAATGGCCCTGGTCCGGATTCTGGTATTTGATTCTGAGGTGATTCTAGCGGAATCTAAAGTTAAAAGAAATTTAGTGGTGTATATAACTTTAGTTTCTGCTGATTTGGAAAACACTTGTTTCAAATTATACCTGTTCTTTAGGGAAAGCGCCGTAAGGGTGTGGTGGAGCACTTCGAAATAGAGCGTCACTTCCTGGAGGCCCAAACTGTGAGCGAAGTCCTGGATTAATGTAACGGTAAGCATGGAAACCAAACGGGAATGCTGCGATACCAGTTTCATGGATTGTCGGTTGGATGAGTGGGAAAGCCCGACTTGGAGTCAGGTTTTCATCAGTTGTAATTAAAGCGTTGTAGACTTTTGGTGTTCGCAACAGTCCAGCACAATTCACATATTGTAGTGTGCacacaagaagaattgcaatctGTAAATAAAGGAAAATTACCTTAGTATTATTCTGTATATGATGTTTACGGAAAGGAAGAAACCAGTAACTTGAGTAGCGAAATAGAGACTAGGGCTATGAGGCAATTctcttttacattttttctagAGAAATTGAGTAATTAAGTTATGGCAAAAAAGCAGAAACATGATTTCGCTTTTTTTGTTTAGAAATAGTAGACGCAGAGGCTTATCTATAATTGATAATTGGCGGATATCAATCGTCAGCGGTCTATTGCACAATTCAGCTAATTATGTTCAATGGCCTCTTGTATTGCATAGCGATGGCTTTAACAACTCTATCCACACCAAGATTACTACATTTTTCCAATTCTACCACTGGACTGAATAGTTTTTTTCGCAATTAATTACATAATTGCAATTCTTCTCAACCATACAAGTGCGGATGTGACTTGAAAAGTTAAACAACATTGCGTTGACGACGAACGACAACTGCAGAGTACATGATGCATAAGTTTGTGCAAATTGCAATTATGTACGCATGAAATACCAAACGATTGATTCATTATTGGTAACATGCACTCTCGAGAATTCCATAAATTACAACAATATTATGCTGGTATGCTTGGCCAGGTTGATTGGTAGACATATAGGCAGGTAGGCAGCCGCATTGCAATCTGAATGATCTGATTATATATAATTAATTTACCAATCATCTTATTTGCGAATTTATTGGAGTTTGTTCTGCTGTAATTTTTTATTAGCGTTTCGTTTT
The window above is part of the Hermetia illucens chromosome 3, iHerIll2.2.curated.20191125, whole genome shotgun sequence genome. Proteins encoded here:
- the LOC119652423 gene encoding uncharacterized protein LOC119652423, which produces MSLRLEIIYFTQFLLFVALVRSHPVINNAPLNVVVNNTNYIDRNVTKNRVISHSVTEFQPPPLPKGNFPQNDVEYGNCVGNHQIVHNENIQVENFQQSTIDGVFEIYIDAPIKITCLKVQDKMPPGTGAEVSLKDGGPGYNWFFLNVKGKYARGMNMVVTAYGVPDYKKLRFKLN
- the LOC119652422 gene encoding trithorax group protein osa codes for the protein MDAKIAILLVCTLQYVNCAGLLRTPKVYNALITTDENLTPSRAFPLIQPTIHETGIAAFPFGFHAYRYINPGLRSQFGPPGSDALFRSAPPHPYGAFPKEQIPLESPQNQIPESGPGPLELPPSSSQAPIRAPEGEIRPPFALPHPPQGGEQLPIPPEAGRPPIPLNEFGLPPSLVPLPSFPRPQNPINLQPYPFNSYPLIYDSYNNFPEQYLPPFGYYPPATAFGNAGPKKEGQPGLKPTVPAEKPQSPQPAQNPASGEASNSATLSPDALKVQPNIDGIKNISANRNSEVPDVPPPPIPSGAKSAE